TAACCCCGAAATCTGTAGGTacctcaagtttgtatgcattatcattaatccgTTCTAACACTTTgaaaggaccatctgctctagGTAGCAACTTAGACTTCCTCAAATTAGGgaacctatcttttctcaaatgtaaccaaactagATCACTAGGTTCAAAAGTGACATGTTTCtttcctttactaccagcaagtttatattttgcattcatgcactctaTATTCTCTTTAGTGGTCTCATGTAGTTTTAAAATCAGTTCAGCATGTTTATTTGCATCAACATTGACCCTCTCTAAGGTTGGAAGGggtaaaagatcaataggagcacgaggcaAAAACCCATAAATAATCTCAAAAGGGCATTTCTTAGTAGTAGAATGctgtgaacgattataagcaaactcaacatgaggtAAGCACTCCTTCCACAATTTTATGTTCTTCTTCAAAATAGTTCTAAGCATGGTTGATAAAGTTCTAtttacaacctcagtttgcctatccgtttggggatgacaagtggtggaaaataaaagcttagtccccaactTAGCCCACAAAGtcctccaaaaatggctaagaaactttggatcacgatcagaaacaatggtgtttGGTACACCATGCAAGCGGACGATCTCACGAAAGAACAAGTCAGCCACATGTGTAGCATCATCACTCTTATGGCATGGTATGAAATGAgccatcttagaaaatctatcCACCACAACAAAGACACTATCTctccccttctttgttctaggcagccctaaaacaaagtccatagaaatatTCTCCCAAGACGCActaggaacaggtagaggcatatacaaaccatgaggattaaggcatgacttagctttttggCATGTTGTGCAGTGAGCAATGAACCTTTCCACGTCTCTCCtcatcttgggccaaaagaaatgatcagCAAGGATGTCCTCCGTTTTTCTTCACACCAAATGTCCCATCAGCCCTCCTCCATGCACTTCCTGCAACAATAACAAACGCacagagctagctggaatgcatagcttgttagctctaaagatAAACCCGTCGGTGAGGACGAATCTGTTCCATGTTTTCTCCTCTTGGCAATTTAGCAATACATCTTTGAAATCATTGTCATGTGCATATTGTTCCTTAATAGTTTCCAAACCAAAGATTTTAAAGTCAAGTTGTGAAAGCATGGTGtaacgtctagacaaagcatcaacaattatattttcctttccctttttgtgtttgatgacataaggaaagGACTCGATGAATTCAACCCACTTGGCATGTCTATGGTTTAGTTTTGCTTGACTACGAATGtgtttcaaagattcatgatcagaatgcaTGACAAACTCTTTGGACaataaataatgctgccatgttttcaaagtttgaactagagcaagcaattccttatcataagtagaatagttcaaactagggccaCTCAACTTTTCACTGAAATACACCATAGGTTTTCCCTCTTGTAACAGCACACCACCCAACtcaattccactagcatcacattcaagctcaaaggttttattgaaatcaggaagttggagtaaAGGTGCATGTGTTAACGTATCTTTTAGCGTGTCAAATGCATTCTTGAGTGCTGTAGCCCAAGTGAATGCCAcacccttcttggtgagctcatATAGCAGGGATGCAATGGTGCTAAAGTCCCTCACAAAGCGGTGATAGAACCCAGCAAGTCCTAGAAAACTTCTTATTTGTGTGATTGTAGTGGGAACTGGCCAGCTATGAATTGCctcgaccttggcttgatcaacttcAATACCCTGCGgggttacaacatagccaaggaaagagactcgatctgtgcaaaACATGCACTTCTCAAGATTACCAAATAATTGAGCATTACGTAAAGCATAAAAAACAACACGtaaatgatcaagatgttcctcCAAAGTTTTGCTATATATCAGAATGTCATCAAAGTATACCACCACAAATCTGCCAATGAAAGCACGTAAAACTTCATTCATTGATCTCATGAAAGTGCTGGGTGCATTagtgaggccaaaaggcatgactaaccactcatatagaccaaACTTGGTTTTAAATGCTGTTTTTCATTCATCTCCTAACTTCATGTGAATCTGGTGgtaaccactacgcaaatcaattttagagaacacaattgagccgctcaattcatcaagcatatcatctagtctAGGAATCAGATGACGATATCTAATTGTGATATTATTAATCGCTCTACAATCCACACACTTGCGCCAggatccatctttcttaggaactaaaagtaTGGGAACAgtgcaagggctaagagactcacgcacataacctttgtcaagCAATTCTTGCACTTGGTGCTGTATCTCTTTAGTTTCCTCCAGGTTGGTCCTATAAGGAGCACGATTTGGCAAGGAGGCCCTAGGAATGAGGTCAATCTAGTGCTCAATTCCCTAAATTGGTGGCAGTCCCGGTGGTACCACCTTTGGGAAAACATCGGCGTACTTCtgtaaaaggttagtgatagtagGAGGCAAAGAAATAGGAGTATCCTCAAGTGAAAacaaagtttctttgcaaaccaaagcatagcaatAGTAGTGCAAGTATCAATCTCTTCCAGATCAGATTTGGTAGCAAGAAAACAGGAACCCTTCAACTTAATCTCATTTTTCTTATCATGAACAGATTTAGTGTTTCTCTTTTTATGTTGCTCAAGTTCCTTAGCCACAATCTAATTTTCACTCTTAACATGCTCCTTAGTGTTCAACTTTCTAGCTCTAGCAATTTCATCTTTCATAATATCCTAAAGAGACATAGGATGtaacacaagcttctttccatTATGCACAAAAGAATATTGATTGGTTCTACCATGATGCATAGAGTCTATATTaaactgccatggtctacctaacaacatagaacatgcttgcataggtacaacatcgcagtcaatggaatcatgataAGAGCCGATTGCAAAATTGACTCGTACCAACCGTGCTACCTTTACATTATCGctgttgttgaaccactgaatgtTGTAAGGTTGGGGGTGCGGTAGGGTATCCAAAGCCAGCTTCTCCACCATCTCTaagcttgccaagttgttgcagctcccTCCATCAATGATCACACGACATGAACGCTCCTATaccacacactttgtttggaacaagGTGTGGCGCTGATTCTGTTCAGCCTTCTTCATTTGTGCACTCAACACTCGTTGCACAATGAGGCACTCATAACGATCTGCATGTTCAGCTCCAATGTGTTCTTCAACTAGATTCTCATCTCCACCTGCATGGTCAGCGGCAAGCAAAGCAAATGTTTCGTCATCCAAATCACTAGCTGAGGAATATTCACCATCATGTTGCACGATCAAAACACGCTTGCTTGGGCAGTCCCATCTCACATGTCCATAACCCTTGCATTGCAAGCACTAAATATCTCTTGTTCTTCCCGTAGAAGCAATGGAAGAACTCTTGGCTGTTGGAGCTGTTGTTCCATTTGTTGGTTCAGCCGGGCACACTGATGAATTTGATGGAGAAGGGCGTTGTTTGTTGTTTGAAGGAGATGGAGCAACTACTCGTGTCGATGGTGCATTAGTAGGTTTTGGTGTCCAAGAGTTAGCACAACCTGCAGAAAAGTTAGTCCTCGTGCTAGCTCAACGTCCCTGTACTTCCCGTTCAgccttacaagcaagatgaaataaACAATCAATTGAATTATATTCCTTATAAGCTAAAATGTCCTGAATTTCTCAGTTCAAACCACCTACAAATCTAGCCATTGCCGCATCCTCGGTTTCAACCAAACCACAACGAAGCATACTAGTTTGCAATTCCTGATAATATCCCTCTACAGATTTATTCCCTTGCCTAAATTGCTGCAACTTATGTAACAAATCACGTGCATGATATGAAGGAATAAATCTTGCTCTCATGACCCTTTTCAAAGCATCCTAGGTCTAAGGAGTATTGTTTGGATTAGTGTGGCAATACTCACTCCACCAAATAGAAGCaaaatcagtaaactcactagttgcaGCCCTAACTCGTTTATTTCTAGGGAAATCATGACAAGCAAACTTCTTATCAGTAGCTAGTTCCCATGTAAGGTATGCATCAGGATCATATTTCCCATCAAAAGATGGCATGGTGAACTTAATTTTACCCAAAGAATCATCATTGTCACGTACCTCTCGGCGTGGTGGCCTAGCACCCATTCCATGGTGATTACGGTGCAGTTGACGACGGGGTTGAGCATCCACCTCATCATCATGCTCAGTGTCTCCTGCATAGACATCATCATTCTCAGCTGAAACACTACCCATACTACCATCATTGTGGTGGTGTTGATGTGCACGGTTACGTCCTCCGTCTTGCATTCTCTCAAGTCTGGCCAAAATAGCAACAAGAGAAGTGTTCACTTCTCCAATGGAAACCTCCATCGCAGCAAGCCTTTGGTTGGTGCCAATTTGAGTTGCCTCTAATTGCCCAAGGCGCTTATTGGTAACACGAACGTCCTCTTCGAGGCCTTTAGCGCGTAACCTCATATGGCGCTCGAAG
This DNA window, taken from Miscanthus floridulus cultivar M001 chromosome 13, ASM1932011v1, whole genome shotgun sequence, encodes the following:
- the LOC136502039 gene encoding uncharacterized protein; this translates as MTGRSGEHAHSPRTRGIIHDFERHMRLRAKGLEEDVRVTNKRLGQLEATQIGTNQRLAAMEVSIGEVNTSLVAILARLERMQDGGRNRAHQHHHNDGSMGSVSAENDDVYAGDTEHDDEVDAQPRRQLHRNHHGMGARPPRREVRDNDDSLGKIKFTMPSFDGKYDPDAYLTWELATDKKFACHDFPRNKRVRAATSEFTDFASIWWSEYCHTNPNNTP